Part of the Pseudomonas oryzicola genome is shown below.
TCAGGAACAGGTCAGTGCCTTCACGGCGAGACAGTTTGCATTTTGGACCAATGTAACGTGCCATTTATCTGTCTCCTGATTACACGCGACGCTTCTTCGGCGGACGGCACCCGTTGTGCGGGATTGGCGTCACGTCGGTGATGCTGGCGATCTTGTAGCCGCAGCTGTTCAGTGCACGAACGGCGGACTCACGACCTGGACCTGGACCCTTGACGTTCACGTCGAGGTTCTTCAGACCGTATTCCAGCGCAGCTTGACCAGCACGCTCAGCAGCGATCTGAGCTGCGAACGGGGTGGATTTGCGCGAACCACGGAAACCCGAACCACCGGAGGTCGCCCAGGACAAAGCGTTGCCCTGACGATCGGTGATGGTCACGATGGTGTTGTTGAAAGAGGCATGGATGTGGGCGATGCCATCAACCACTGTCTTTTTGACTTTTTTACGAGGACGAGCAGCAGGTTTTGCCATGTCTATATTCCTGGGCGATTACTTGCGGATCGGCTTACGCGGGCCCTTACGGGTGCGTGCGTTGGTCTTGGTG
Proteins encoded:
- the rpsK gene encoding 30S ribosomal protein S11; protein product: MAKPAARPRKKVKKTVVDGIAHIHASFNNTIVTITDRQGNALSWATSGGSGFRGSRKSTPFAAQIAAERAGQAALEYGLKNLDVNVKGPGPGRESAVRALNSCGYKIASITDVTPIPHNGCRPPKKRRV